The Ferrimicrobium sp. genome contains a region encoding:
- the tpiA gene encoding triose-phosphate isomerase gives MMSRKYDDLVPSPDPVSHRVRLISANWKMNLNHLEAIALVQKLYHLLRPEDFRYAEISIHPPFTSLRSLQLSFEADRMPFTLGAQNAADEPSGAFTGEVSAPMLAKLGVGYVIVGHSERRRLFGETSEEVARKAIAVQAMGMRPIICIGETSEQRRTDQTVQVLTEQLDPVLSTYPVKALEGIVIAYEPIWAIGSGESASPELVEEVGGSLRQLLTERVGSATAAQIRLQYGGSVHPGNAHEFMSLEAIDGLLVGGASLDADTFALLVKSC, from the coding sequence ATGATGAGCCGCAAGTATGACGATCTCGTACCCAGCCCTGACCCAGTAAGTCATCGAGTACGGCTCATCTCGGCGAATTGGAAGATGAATCTCAATCATCTTGAGGCGATCGCACTGGTGCAGAAGCTATACCATCTGTTGCGACCCGAAGATTTTCGGTATGCCGAGATCAGCATTCATCCCCCCTTTACCTCGTTGCGCTCGCTACAGCTCAGCTTTGAAGCCGATCGAATGCCGTTTACGCTTGGTGCCCAGAACGCCGCTGACGAACCCTCTGGTGCGTTCACCGGAGAGGTATCCGCACCGATGCTTGCCAAGCTCGGTGTGGGTTATGTCATTGTCGGGCACTCTGAACGTCGTCGTCTTTTTGGTGAGACCTCTGAGGAGGTGGCTCGTAAGGCGATTGCGGTCCAAGCAATGGGGATGCGTCCCATCATCTGCATCGGTGAAACGAGTGAGCAACGTCGGACAGACCAGACAGTGCAGGTGCTCACCGAGCAACTCGATCCGGTCCTTAGCACCTATCCAGTCAAGGCTCTCGAGGGGATTGTGATCGCGTACGAGCCGATCTGGGCGATAGGGTCTGGTGAGTCGGCCTCTCCGGAGTTGGTCGAGGAGGTCGGTGGATCGCTTCGCCAACTGCTGACGGAGCGAGTCGGATCAGCGACGGCTGCGCAGATCCGTCTCCAGTATGGGGGGTCGGTGCATCCTGGGAATGCCCACGAGTTCATGAGCCTTGAGGCGATCGATGGTCTTTTGGTTGGAGGCGCTAGCCTGGACGCAGATACTTTTGCCCTGTTGGTCAAGAGTTGCTAA
- the secG gene encoding preprotein translocase subunit SecG yields MLTAVLVVLEVASSLGMLVFVLLHSGKGGGLSDLMGGSVGSAAAGSTVAEQNLDRITIVLACIFAFSAIALGLRL; encoded by the coding sequence GTGTTAACAGCGGTTCTGGTGGTTCTTGAGGTGGCGTCCTCGCTGGGGATGCTCGTCTTTGTTCTACTCCACTCTGGTAAGGGCGGTGGGCTGTCGGATCTCATGGGGGGCAGTGTCGGCTCGGCTGCTGCGGGATCTACGGTGGCGGAGCAGAACCTCGATCGGATCACGATTGTGTTGGCCTGTATCTTTGCATTTTCGGCCATAGCGTTGGGGCTGAGGCTCTAA
- a CDS encoding sensor domain-containing diguanylate cyclase, which translates to MDESLVRYLEVLQRPLALVEADRVRWANSALADLLAVAREDLIDSTLPIVGGLNLDRIRRSSTEVALRHTTGYLLDVVVTTTLVSTTTWMLEFAMADYEDHKSADYFRKLQALADNLPIGILISETGLRIGYVNNSLATIFGLIPSDMLGMGWLDAFAEQDRGMLRGLALTALTGVPVRTTMVVSTAHIDLRTLDIALIPVTSRDASVSFIGTIQDVTEQVANEARLSFEVDHDALTGLANRRRLESDITDRLARLSSGELQGAMIGFCDIDNFKLINDTLGHLAGDRVLIEVAHRLQEAGLAAYRFAGDEFVVLIDEDPRSVREIEMVLADTISNAIAIGTALLSVNTSVGVTPIEAGDTASEVIRKADRAMYARKQMRAS; encoded by the coding sequence ATGGATGAGTCATTGGTTCGGTACTTGGAGGTACTGCAAAGGCCGCTGGCACTGGTGGAGGCCGACCGAGTTCGATGGGCGAACAGTGCGCTAGCGGATCTGCTTGCCGTGGCCCGCGAAGATCTGATCGACAGCACGCTTCCTATTGTGGGTGGACTCAACCTCGATCGCATCCGTCGTAGCTCAACTGAGGTCGCACTCCGGCATACGACTGGTTACCTTCTCGATGTGGTGGTCACCACGACTCTCGTTTCAACGACGACTTGGATGCTGGAGTTTGCCATGGCCGACTACGAGGATCATAAGAGCGCGGATTATTTCCGTAAACTCCAAGCGCTCGCCGACAACCTGCCCATCGGAATCCTTATCTCAGAGACGGGTCTGCGGATCGGTTACGTGAACAACTCCTTGGCGACTATCTTCGGCTTGATACCCTCGGATATGTTAGGCATGGGCTGGTTGGATGCATTTGCTGAGCAGGATCGAGGGATGCTCCGGGGACTCGCGCTCACGGCGTTGACGGGGGTCCCGGTCCGTACTACCATGGTGGTCTCGACTGCACACATCGATCTACGCACACTTGATATCGCGTTGATTCCTGTCACCTCACGTGACGCCAGTGTCTCCTTCATCGGCACGATACAAGACGTGACCGAACAGGTCGCCAACGAAGCTCGTCTGAGTTTTGAGGTTGACCACGATGCATTGACGGGATTGGCTAACCGACGACGGCTTGAGAGCGATATCACCGACCGCTTGGCCCGCTTGTCGAGCGGGGAGCTCCAAGGAGCCATGATTGGATTCTGTGATATCGATAACTTCAAGCTGATCAACGACACCTTAGGCCATCTCGCAGGAGATCGTGTCCTGATCGAGGTGGCGCATCGGCTCCAAGAGGCCGGCCTAGCTGCCTATCGATTTGCTGGCGACGAGTTCGTTGTCTTGATCGATGAGGATCCTCGATCGGTTCGCGAGATCGAGATGGTGTTGGCGGACACGATCTCGAACGCTATTGCCATCGGCACCGCCTTGCTTAGCGTGAACACCTCCGTTGGTGTCACACCGATCGAAGCGGGGGATACGGCAAGCGAGGTGATTCGCAAAGCGGATCGTGCGATGTATGCCCGCAAGCAGATGAGGGCTTCGTAG
- a CDS encoding HDOD domain-containing protein has product MRSIEVALTGVANGELLAEIMAAVGDESVGFHEIADLVTRDSVLATEVMRVANSRYYGLAGIVQSLQFACSVVGVLGLRSITLSELGRRGGHCPNELNLMSQAIATKAGVLAEAEGFDAQVAIAAGLVVNLGLVLIAQQDPVGFVELRQLPPLQREAFEREHYGETSTEITMRALQHWCFPDAFIASVGQQGDDRLGSILHEVIEEVQAHADEDIVSS; this is encoded by the coding sequence GTGCGCAGTATTGAGGTGGCACTGACGGGAGTCGCCAACGGTGAGTTGCTCGCTGAAATCATGGCGGCAGTCGGGGACGAGTCGGTTGGTTTTCATGAGATCGCTGACCTGGTGACGCGTGACAGTGTGTTGGCGACAGAGGTGATGCGGGTGGCGAACTCTCGCTACTACGGGTTGGCTGGCATCGTACAATCCTTGCAGTTCGCCTGTTCGGTAGTTGGTGTCCTCGGGCTACGAAGCATCACTCTCAGTGAATTAGGTCGGCGTGGGGGACACTGTCCCAATGAGCTCAATCTTATGAGCCAAGCGATCGCAACCAAGGCGGGAGTTCTGGCCGAGGCCGAGGGGTTCGACGCCCAGGTAGCGATCGCCGCTGGACTGGTGGTCAACTTAGGGCTGGTGTTGATAGCCCAACAGGACCCAGTTGGATTCGTCGAGCTGCGTCAGCTGCCCCCTTTGCAACGTGAGGCCTTTGAACGTGAGCACTATGGGGAGACGAGCACCGAGATCACGATGCGAGCCCTACAACACTGGTGCTTTCCCGATGCCTTTATTGCCTCTGTCGGGCAGCAAGGCGATGATCGTCTCGGTTCCATTCTTCACGAGGTGATCGAAGAGGTCCAGGCACACGCCGATGAGGATATTGTCTCATCCTGA
- a CDS encoding class I adenylate-forming enzyme family protein, protein MGLYRLDFADSLLQRPSSPFELEVLPNGKRRYRHAPRSMAATMEYFDRFGEREYLVFEDQRITYAEAKERIIGIIRAFEAVGLEPGDRVAIAMRNFPEWVFSFFAITAAGLIAVPLNAWWSVDELVYGLTDSGAKLAIVDEERATMLQDRVAMNLWLRGVTELPLSPSLALLDDRVRDGASREGKIREVGGTGPAAIFYTSGTTGRPKGVVLGHENLFQALFNALYLGARTVLRAGGDLSENQEQAVNLVSIPLFHVTGCVAILLPGTATGAKLVLSRRFDALEALALIERERVTSFGGVPTVAQQILRHPDRDRFDLSSVKVVSYGGAPSAPELVRMIERTSVEMMPGNGYGLTETAGLVTFNNGTSYQERPSSAGPPVPVTDIKVVDSLGDELDDGQAGELLVRGPTVFGEYWGKVAETQAVFEGDWFRTGDIATIDSDGYLTIVDRLKDLIIRGGENVATVEVENAIFEYPEVEDVAVFGYPDEILGERVAAVVVARASSFDPDALRAFLSARLAAFQVPDIIEVRRRALPRNAAGKLLKRSLREEYFREELG, encoded by the coding sequence ATGGGTTTGTATCGTTTGGACTTCGCCGATTCGTTGTTGCAGCGTCCGTCCTCCCCATTTGAACTCGAGGTTCTCCCCAACGGGAAGCGACGCTATCGACACGCACCGCGGTCGATGGCGGCGACCATGGAGTACTTCGATCGCTTTGGAGAGCGAGAATACCTCGTTTTTGAGGATCAACGTATCACCTACGCTGAGGCCAAGGAACGCATCATTGGCATCATCAGGGCCTTCGAGGCGGTGGGTCTCGAGCCCGGAGACCGCGTCGCCATTGCGATGCGCAATTTTCCGGAGTGGGTGTTTAGCTTCTTTGCCATTACGGCCGCTGGGTTGATTGCAGTTCCGCTGAACGCCTGGTGGTCGGTGGACGAACTGGTCTATGGCCTCACCGATTCGGGAGCCAAGCTCGCTATCGTTGATGAGGAGCGTGCGACGATGCTCCAGGACCGGGTCGCGATGAATCTATGGTTACGCGGTGTTACTGAGCTGCCACTGAGCCCGTCGTTGGCGCTGCTCGATGATCGAGTGCGGGATGGGGCATCACGAGAGGGGAAGATCCGCGAGGTCGGAGGTACTGGGCCAGCTGCTATCTTCTACACATCAGGGACCACTGGTCGACCAAAAGGGGTGGTTCTGGGGCACGAGAACCTCTTCCAGGCGCTTTTCAACGCCCTCTACTTGGGTGCTCGCACCGTGCTGCGAGCGGGAGGTGATCTATCGGAGAACCAAGAACAAGCGGTGAATTTGGTGAGTATCCCTCTTTTCCATGTGACCGGATGTGTGGCCATTCTTTTGCCTGGAACCGCGACGGGGGCGAAGTTGGTGTTGAGTCGCCGATTCGACGCGCTCGAAGCGCTGGCGCTGATCGAGCGTGAGCGGGTGACATCTTTTGGTGGAGTTCCCACGGTTGCCCAGCAGATTCTGCGCCATCCAGACCGTGACCGGTTCGATCTGTCGTCGGTCAAGGTGGTGAGCTATGGTGGTGCGCCATCAGCTCCCGAACTGGTTCGAATGATCGAACGGACTTCTGTTGAGATGATGCCTGGTAATGGCTATGGCCTCACGGAGACTGCAGGTCTGGTGACATTTAACAATGGCACATCCTATCAAGAGCGACCGAGCTCGGCAGGTCCGCCGGTACCGGTTACCGACATAAAAGTAGTCGACTCGCTGGGGGACGAGTTGGATGACGGTCAGGCTGGTGAGCTCTTAGTGCGCGGCCCGACCGTTTTTGGTGAGTACTGGGGCAAGGTAGCTGAGACGCAGGCGGTCTTCGAGGGGGACTGGTTCCGCACAGGAGATATTGCGACGATCGATAGTGATGGTTACCTGACGATTGTGGATCGCCTGAAGGATCTCATCATCCGAGGGGGCGAGAATGTGGCAACCGTCGAGGTGGAGAATGCAATTTTTGAGTATCCTGAGGTGGAGGATGTCGCGGTCTTTGGTTATCCCGATGAGATCCTCGGTGAACGCGTAGCGGCGGTGGTGGTGGCGCGGGCGTCGTCCTTCGATCCTGATGCGCTCCGTGCCTTCCTCTCGGCGAGGCTGGCGGCCTTTCAAGTTCCGGACATCATCGAGGTTCGACGGAGGGCCCTACCGCGCAACGCGGCCGGGAAACTTCTCAAACGCAGCCTCCGTGAGGAGTACTTTCGCGAAGAGTTGGGGTGA
- a CDS encoding acetolactate synthase large subunit yields MTGAQHLLTGLRDAGVEYLFTNPGTTEIYFVAALGLSPTPRPILTLSEGVAAGAADGVARMTGRPCALLLHLGPGLANAIASLHNAKRAHSPVVVIVGDHSPAVGVQDPPLASDIEGLARTFSKTVLRATSDQHPRHIGALASYLTLEGMPGIVTVIVPSDLSWSDFAQVAPLTARPSPVVGLDTATIARARAALDDPTGTTLIVGGDLLTRDGHESLHQLTSRANLHLWTNTFPTRIDRGAGTPPIRRLPYLPEMAIAELADTRHIIVIGGSPPVPFFAYQHLPDRLVPDGCEIITVTTNPRGARSGADQLLASNTATSHTSTVTSSPSPEPSAPDLAGPLNASNFASIVAHLLPVRAIVVDESNTLGINLEEATAAAPEHVWLSALTGGAIGHGLGLAIGAALAAPDRQVLALIADGSSLYAPQAIWTHIAQGLNIVTIILINRSYGILHFELDRLGPHAANEETEKLLSLHHPPLDHARLAEAFGVPATTVESAMEFHDSLRRALQSRGPSLIAAIFAT; encoded by the coding sequence ATGACCGGAGCACAACACCTTCTCACCGGTCTGCGTGATGCTGGTGTCGAGTATCTCTTCACCAATCCGGGCACCACGGAGATCTACTTCGTCGCCGCGCTTGGACTCTCACCCACCCCGCGTCCCATACTCACCCTCTCCGAAGGTGTGGCGGCGGGAGCTGCTGATGGCGTAGCGCGGATGACCGGACGTCCTTGCGCCCTTCTCCTCCATCTCGGACCCGGCCTCGCCAACGCCATCGCCTCGCTGCATAACGCCAAGCGCGCGCACTCTCCAGTCGTCGTCATCGTCGGCGACCATAGTCCGGCGGTCGGGGTCCAGGATCCGCCACTTGCCTCCGACATCGAAGGCCTTGCTCGGACCTTCTCGAAGACGGTCCTCCGCGCGACCTCCGACCAACATCCGCGTCACATCGGAGCGTTGGCAAGTTACCTCACCCTCGAAGGCATGCCAGGGATCGTCACCGTCATCGTGCCAAGTGACCTCTCCTGGAGTGACTTTGCACAGGTGGCTCCCTTGACGGCCCGGCCATCGCCCGTGGTCGGGCTTGACACAGCGACCATCGCTCGGGCACGGGCAGCGCTCGATGACCCCACTGGGACAACCCTCATCGTCGGCGGTGACCTATTGACTCGTGACGGTCACGAAAGCCTCCACCAACTGACCAGCCGAGCAAACCTCCACCTATGGACCAACACGTTCCCCACCCGGATCGATCGTGGCGCGGGAACACCACCAATCCGGCGCCTACCCTACCTGCCAGAGATGGCGATAGCGGAGCTCGCAGATACTCGACACATCATTGTCATCGGGGGATCACCCCCTGTCCCCTTCTTCGCCTATCAACATCTTCCAGACCGTTTGGTGCCCGACGGTTGCGAGATCATCACGGTCACCACAAATCCAAGGGGAGCCCGAAGCGGAGCTGATCAGTTGCTGGCATCGAACACGGCCACATCGCATACGAGTACCGTAACTTCGAGCCCTAGCCCAGAGCCCTCCGCACCCGACCTCGCCGGTCCACTCAACGCCAGCAACTTTGCCTCGATTGTCGCGCATCTCCTTCCGGTAAGGGCGATCGTCGTCGACGAAAGCAATACCCTCGGCATCAACCTCGAAGAGGCTACTGCCGCGGCGCCAGAGCATGTGTGGCTCTCTGCACTCACCGGCGGCGCGATCGGTCACGGCCTCGGGCTCGCGATTGGGGCAGCACTCGCGGCCCCCGACCGGCAGGTGCTGGCCCTCATCGCCGATGGATCCTCGCTCTATGCGCCCCAAGCGATCTGGACCCATATCGCCCAGGGACTCAACATCGTCACCATCATACTGATCAACAGAAGCTACGGCATTCTCCACTTCGAGCTCGACCGCCTTGGCCCCCACGCCGCGAATGAGGAGACCGAAAAACTTCTCTCGCTGCATCACCCTCCTCTCGATCACGCACGACTCGCCGAGGCCTTCGGGGTACCAGCAACCACCGTGGAGAGTGCTATGGAGTTCCACGATTCCTTGCGGCGAGCACTCCAATCACGGGGTCCCTCTCTCATCGCTGCAATCTTTGCTACTTGA
- a CDS encoding FAD-binding oxidoreductase — MAKYAISEIKADLSAVMGKEAILNGDIPEAYTHDEALELDPIDPLGVVFPTSAEQVADLVNYASHSNIALVARGSGTGLSGGARPVTDGLVVGFERMNRILSIDTIDQTASVEPGVTLAQLEEALAGTPYFYPVYPGEMSATLGGNVATNAGGMRAMKYGVTRHNVLGLAFVTGSGVRARSGGAYVKTSSGYDLTQLLIGSEGTLALVTEVLVRLSLRAHTRTLILASFRNFEDLANAVVSIPERGLLPSILEYVEATGLAAMAEHAGVSLGVSANVAATTSAYLMIELEAMSDDDLSWQLNEVMELLDVHHSTEQYLLDEGQRQGLINAREAAFWTVKALGATIILDTVVPRSQLATLFAGAARCAREHDTLLVGTGHVGDGNVHLSLFAPDPVECHGAATAIVELAISIGGAVSGEHGIGVAKRQLFLEQEPPPRLGLLRSIKSVFDPDNLLNPGKLL; from the coding sequence ATGGCGAAGTATGCGATAAGCGAAATCAAAGCAGATCTCAGTGCGGTGATGGGCAAGGAGGCAATACTGAACGGAGACATTCCCGAGGCCTACACCCATGACGAGGCCCTGGAGCTCGACCCTATCGATCCCCTCGGCGTGGTCTTCCCAACCTCCGCTGAGCAGGTGGCCGACCTCGTCAACTACGCATCCCACTCCAACATCGCACTCGTCGCCCGAGGCTCCGGTACTGGCCTCTCCGGAGGGGCACGACCAGTTACTGACGGACTCGTCGTGGGCTTTGAACGCATGAACCGCATCCTCTCCATCGACACCATCGACCAAACCGCGAGCGTCGAACCGGGGGTCACCCTCGCCCAACTCGAGGAGGCGCTGGCAGGAACACCCTACTTTTACCCCGTCTATCCAGGGGAGATGTCAGCCACCCTCGGCGGCAACGTCGCCACCAACGCTGGTGGGATGCGAGCTATGAAGTATGGGGTGACGCGTCACAATGTGCTTGGACTCGCATTCGTCACTGGGAGCGGAGTCAGAGCTCGGTCGGGCGGCGCGTATGTGAAGACAAGTTCGGGCTATGACCTCACCCAGCTCCTCATCGGCTCAGAGGGAACGCTCGCATTGGTCACCGAAGTCCTCGTACGCCTCAGCCTCCGTGCACACACCCGAACGCTCATCCTGGCAAGCTTTCGCAACTTCGAAGATCTCGCCAACGCGGTCGTGAGCATTCCCGAACGTGGTCTACTCCCTAGCATCTTGGAGTACGTCGAAGCAACCGGTCTCGCCGCGATGGCCGAGCACGCAGGTGTGAGCCTCGGCGTGAGCGCCAACGTCGCCGCAACTACGAGTGCCTACCTCATGATAGAGCTCGAGGCCATGAGCGATGACGATCTCTCATGGCAACTCAATGAAGTGATGGAACTGCTCGACGTTCATCATTCCACTGAACAGTACCTGCTCGATGAGGGACAACGCCAGGGTCTGATCAACGCCCGCGAAGCGGCGTTCTGGACCGTCAAGGCGCTCGGGGCAACGATCATACTCGATACGGTGGTGCCCCGTTCACAACTCGCAACACTCTTCGCGGGCGCCGCCCGCTGCGCTCGCGAACACGACACACTCCTCGTTGGCACCGGACACGTCGGTGACGGCAATGTCCACCTCTCACTCTTTGCGCCCGATCCCGTCGAGTGCCATGGCGCAGCAACCGCCATCGTAGAACTCGCGATCAGCATCGGTGGTGCCGTCTCCGGCGAGCATGGTATCGGGGTGGCCAAGCGACAGCTCTTCCTTGAACAAGAACCTCCTCCTCGCCTCGGGCTCCTCCGCTCCATCAAGTCCGTCTTTGATCCCGATAACCTACTCAACCCTGGGAAGCTACTATGA
- a CDS encoding Druantia anti-phage system protein DruA: MAYSELLGGLAPIRFVIANTKAKTRRWCNLIASYCYLGYTTVAGAQLRYLTECSSGGTIGAIGFAASAWSCIPRDTHIGWDKATREARLLLLVVGDARFLILPQVGVVNLASHVLLPSPERLAARQRVPACTLSGLRRIRPLYRSELPSGALAAGREDQRSGQARLLQRIRSPNEGCLSLPSSPCLREHPRLTRVKVPEDIRLAWEDHARPGWPNVYDGITVTSVPM, encoded by the coding sequence TTGGCCTATTCTGAATTGCTTGGCGGTCTCGCTCCAATCAGGTTCGTCATCGCTAACACCAAAGCCAAAACGCGGCGCTGGTGCAACCTCATCGCTAGCTACTGCTATCTCGGCTACACCACCGTGGCAGGCGCACAGCTGCGCTATCTCACCGAATGTTCTTCTGGTGGGACTATCGGCGCGATCGGCTTCGCTGCCTCAGCATGGAGCTGCATACCGCGCGATACCCATATCGGCTGGGACAAAGCAACCCGCGAAGCACGGCTGCTACTGCTTGTGGTTGGGGACGCCCGCTTTCTCATTCTTCCTCAGGTAGGTGTTGTGAACCTCGCCTCGCATGTCCTGTTGCCGTCTCCGGAGCGACTGGCAGCTCGCCAACGGGTACCAGCCTGCACTCTTAGCGGCCTTCGTCGAATCCGCCCGCTTTACCGGAGCGAGCTACCGAGCGGTGCACTGGCTGCAGGTCGGGAAGACCAAAGGTCGGGGCAAGCCCGACTGCTACAACGAATACGCTCTCCCAATGAAGGATGTCTATCGCTGCCCTCTTCACCGTGCCTACGGGAGCATCCTCGCCTCACCAGAGTGAAGGTACCCGAGGATATCAGATTGGCCTGGGAGGATCACGCTCGGCCGGGTTGGCCGAATGTTTACGACGGCATTACCGTGACGAGCGTTCCAATGTGA
- a CDS encoding L,D-transpeptidase: MASARHTRSKGSHRGRNALAIGGGVVGGLLIAGGIVMAINWPKASLSSSYTSLGKLTTSGAHQSVLSVAGSVGQQPIPVEIQDGEVLPTKHISTGVTTTITVTLQRPSWIAWIAGKTQRLTLTGHTPRARLLDPVAIASSGQSVQSEFSNPVSVVAYSFHSTTKYVKLNKATSHVAIPGSSHSAAGSLQVAAVPDPWETLPAASNMVFFRQSGSTPEAIISPDLTNLSPEATITITLSQPVTKVFGNKLPTISPTVQGADPVKGNWSEPTPYTLTFTPTTGDFWPSETFTMTTPTSVAVVSPTGARGATGATLALSGAPMSMLRLQQVLAQLNYLPVSFSSPTTVASTEAAQLSALQSPPQGTFNWRWTMPTQLTSLWSPGNANVITKGAVMAFEDFNSLNYTNGSGWASNPLLWPTLIKDVISNNVDPHPYAWIQVQKAPLPETLYLWENGRVVLTSPTNTGIAGLKTTNGTFPIYLRFKENYMSGTNPNGTTYHDLVHWINYFLGSEAVHGFVRAQYGFPQSLGCVELPVPTAAVVFPQVHIGTLVTVMPS, encoded by the coding sequence TTGGCGAGTGCCAGGCATACAAGGTCGAAAGGGTCACACCGCGGCCGCAATGCTCTAGCGATCGGCGGTGGCGTCGTTGGGGGGCTGTTGATCGCCGGTGGCATCGTGATGGCAATCAACTGGCCGAAAGCATCCCTCTCTTCCTCCTACACCTCGCTCGGCAAATTGACCACTTCGGGAGCACACCAAAGCGTTCTCAGCGTCGCTGGATCCGTTGGTCAACAACCTATTCCGGTGGAGATCCAGGATGGAGAGGTCCTGCCAACCAAGCACATCTCCACTGGCGTAACGACAACGATCACGGTCACTCTGCAGCGTCCTTCTTGGATCGCTTGGATCGCTGGCAAAACCCAACGACTGACACTTACCGGCCATACCCCCCGTGCGCGCCTCCTCGATCCTGTAGCGATTGCATCTTCAGGTCAATCTGTTCAGTCTGAATTCTCGAATCCCGTCAGCGTCGTTGCCTACTCCTTCCACTCCACCACAAAGTATGTGAAGCTCAACAAGGCGACGAGCCACGTTGCCATACCTGGTTCTTCCCACAGCGCCGCCGGTTCACTGCAGGTGGCGGCTGTCCCTGACCCCTGGGAGACGCTCCCAGCAGCGTCCAACATGGTCTTCTTCCGCCAATCCGGGTCGACACCTGAGGCGATCATCAGTCCGGATCTCACCAACCTCTCCCCCGAGGCAACGATCACCATCACGCTTTCCCAACCGGTGACAAAGGTTTTTGGCAACAAGCTGCCTACCATCAGTCCCACCGTCCAGGGTGCCGACCCTGTCAAGGGGAACTGGAGTGAACCGACCCCCTACACACTCACTTTTACACCAACAACGGGTGACTTCTGGCCCTCAGAGACCTTCACCATGACGACCCCTACCTCGGTCGCTGTTGTAAGTCCAACCGGAGCCCGTGGAGCCACAGGAGCCACACTCGCGCTGAGCGGCGCACCGATGTCCATGCTCCGTTTGCAACAGGTACTAGCCCAGCTCAACTATCTCCCCGTCTCCTTCTCCTCGCCGACCACCGTTGCCTCTACCGAAGCAGCTCAGCTCAGTGCCCTCCAGTCGCCACCACAAGGCACCTTTAACTGGCGCTGGACGATGCCCACGCAGCTCACCTCCCTTTGGAGCCCAGGGAACGCCAATGTTATCACCAAGGGTGCAGTCATGGCATTCGAGGACTTCAACAGCCTCAACTACACCAACGGCAGCGGTTGGGCCAGTAACCCGTTGCTCTGGCCAACTCTGATCAAGGATGTCATCTCCAACAACGTTGACCCGCACCCCTACGCGTGGATTCAAGTGCAAAAGGCACCGCTACCTGAGACTCTTTATCTCTGGGAGAATGGCCGTGTCGTCCTGACGAGTCCGACAAACACCGGTATTGCAGGACTCAAGACTACGAATGGCACCTTCCCGATCTACCTGCGCTTCAAAGAAAATTACATGAGTGGCACCAATCCAAACGGCACCACCTATCACGATCTCGTCCATTGGATCAATTACTTCCTTGGATCAGAGGCGGTCCACGGGTTCGTGCGAGCACAATACGGCTTCCCGCAGAGTCTCGGCTGCGTCGAGCTCCCTGTACCCACGGCAGCCGTCGTCTTCCCTCAAGTTCACATTGGAACGCTCGTCACGGTAATGCCGTCGTAA
- a CDS encoding MarC family protein, translated as MDTKFLVESFVTLVVITDPIGNVPTFLVVTQGKGTKARQRLALEAVLVATAVLAVFAGFGREILSYLGISLPALQVSGGLLLLIVALQLLTGKQAELTAQSKVNVALVPLATPLIAGPGAIATVLVFAGEVHSVGNALGLGVVIVVVMVVLLVVLRFSVHLSRLLREGGIELLSRVFGLLLAAIAVQLAASGVLAFAHGH; from the coding sequence GTGGATACGAAGTTCCTGGTGGAGAGTTTTGTCACGCTTGTCGTGATTACTGATCCGATTGGCAATGTGCCAACATTCCTTGTGGTGACCCAAGGTAAAGGCACTAAGGCGCGTCAACGACTCGCGCTCGAGGCGGTGTTGGTGGCGACCGCCGTGTTAGCCGTCTTCGCCGGTTTCGGCAGAGAGATCCTGAGCTATCTTGGCATCTCGTTGCCCGCCCTCCAGGTCTCTGGTGGCCTGCTGTTGTTGATTGTAGCGTTACAGCTTTTGACGGGGAAGCAAGCGGAGCTCACGGCACAGTCCAAGGTCAATGTGGCGCTGGTTCCCCTCGCAACGCCCTTGATCGCTGGCCCCGGTGCGATCGCGACGGTCTTGGTATTTGCCGGTGAAGTACATTCGGTGGGAAATGCGCTTGGACTCGGGGTTGTGATCGTTGTGGTGATGGTGGTGCTGCTTGTTGTGCTTCGATTCTCCGTGCATCTCAGCCGCCTGTTACGCGAGGGGGGTATTGAATTGCTCTCTCGGGTCTTCGGCCTCCTCCTGGCCGCCATTGCAGTCCAACTGGCCGCCTCTGGAGTCTTAGCGTTTGCTCATGGACACTGA